Proteins co-encoded in one Euzebya rosea genomic window:
- a CDS encoding acyl carrier protein, protein MTGDEIYSLLAPRLQAVLALDAPPAPTARFDEDLHADSLDLVEVVEGVEQDLAAAGVDVRLPEDDLRSLGTVRDAAEAFAALTQHPTSTATRKEPT, encoded by the coding sequence ATGACAGGTGACGAGATCTACAGCCTCCTCGCTCCGCGGCTCCAGGCGGTGCTGGCCCTCGATGCGCCGCCGGCACCGACCGCCCGGTTCGACGAGGACCTGCACGCCGACTCCCTGGACCTGGTGGAGGTCGTCGAGGGGGTCGAGCAGGACCTGGCCGCCGCCGGGGTGGACGTGCGCCTGCCGGAGGACGACCTGCGCTCCCTCGGCACCGTCCGCGACGCCGCCGAGGCCTTCGCCGCGCTGACCCAGCATCCCACCTCGACTGCGACACGGAAGGAGCCGACGTGA
- a CDS encoding phosphate acyltransferase PlsX: MTIPAGAVVVDAMGGDHAPSAALDGAAVAAGRGVDVVLCGDASLRDRTDLPVVVSDGVVAMDEDAALGLRRVPDASIRVAARTVAAVPGSVLLSAGSTGATVGAALLELGRCDGVRRPVVAARVPLPAGGIVVLLDAGADPDPQPDAYPTMARLGVEHARAHGVAQPRVGLLNMGVEPGKGTRRTIEAEGLLADTDGFVGNVEPGDVLDGAVDVVVCDGFTGNLVLKTIEGLSARLADGVGARVPHDRAAQLLGVRGTVLVMHGAATGEDFAEAVSLAAERAAAGTGTAAAPAARTTDPVDTDADTRP, translated from the coding sequence ATGACGATCCCCGCCGGGGCCGTCGTCGTGGACGCCATGGGTGGCGACCACGCCCCCTCGGCTGCGCTGGACGGTGCCGCCGTCGCCGCAGGGCGAGGGGTCGATGTCGTGCTGTGCGGCGACGCGTCGCTGCGCGACCGCACCGACCTGCCCGTCGTCGTGTCCGACGGCGTCGTCGCCATGGACGAGGACGCCGCCCTCGGGCTGCGTCGCGTCCCCGACGCCTCGATCCGGGTGGCGGCCCGCACCGTGGCCGCCGTTCCCGGCAGCGTGCTGCTGTCGGCGGGGTCGACCGGCGCGACCGTCGGTGCTGCCCTGCTCGAGCTCGGGCGCTGCGACGGGGTCCGCCGGCCGGTCGTCGCGGCCCGCGTACCGCTGCCCGCCGGCGGGATTGTCGTCCTGCTGGACGCCGGCGCCGACCCCGACCCGCAGCCGGATGCCTACCCGACGATGGCGCGCCTCGGGGTCGAGCACGCCCGCGCCCACGGGGTCGCACAGCCCCGGGTGGGGCTGCTGAACATGGGTGTCGAACCGGGCAAGGGCACCCGCCGGACGATCGAGGCCGAGGGCCTGCTGGCCGACACCGACGGGTTCGTCGGCAACGTCGAGCCCGGCGACGTCCTCGACGGCGCCGTCGACGTCGTCGTCTGCGACGGCTTCACCGGCAACCTCGTGCTGAAGACGATCGAGGGGCTGTCGGCTCGGCTCGCCGACGGCGTCGGGGCCCGCGTACCCCACGATCGTGCCGCCCAACTGCTCGGCGTTCGGGGTACGGTGCTGGTCATGCACGGTGCTGCGACCGGCGAGGACTTCGCCGAGGCGGTCTCCCTGGCCGCCGAGCGCGCAGCGGCCGGTACCGGAACCGCTGCGGCCCCCGCCGCACGGACCACGGACCCCGTCGACACCGACGCTGACACACGACCATGA
- the rpmF gene encoding 50S ribosomal protein L32: MAVPKRKKSRSTTRHRKAQWMKTAAPTVTKCGQCGSDTRPHTACSTCGTYRGRQVVEPKL; this comes from the coding sequence ATGGCAGTCCCGAAGCGCAAGAAGTCCCGCAGCACCACCCGCCACCGCAAGGCGCAGTGGATGAAGACCGCCGCCCCCACCGTCACCAAGTGCGGCCAGTGCGGCAGCGACACCCGTCCCCACACCGCCTGCTCGACCTGCGGCACGTACCGCGGCCGCCAGGTCGTCGAGCCGAAGCTGTAG
- a CDS encoding YceD family protein, translating to MTNDPTELASTKIDVAELLDTPGATREVELDLPVPEGFEVPLTAFGDEVRVDGVLESLVDGVLLRGTVEIDVDQQCAMCLEPIDRHPSTADVAELFSDPATAEDPEDVEVGYTIRGGVIDIDTLIRDALAADIDTAPHCRPDCKGLCPTCGINRNEATCDCHDTVVDDRWSALADLDLDS from the coding sequence ATGACCAACGACCCGACCGAGCTGGCGTCGACGAAGATCGACGTCGCCGAGCTGCTCGACACACCCGGCGCCACGCGCGAGGTGGAGCTGGACCTGCCCGTTCCCGAGGGGTTCGAGGTGCCGCTCACCGCGTTCGGTGACGAGGTCCGCGTCGACGGCGTGCTGGAGTCCCTGGTCGACGGGGTGCTGCTGCGCGGCACCGTGGAGATCGACGTCGACCAGCAGTGCGCGATGTGCCTGGAGCCCATCGACCGGCACCCGTCCACCGCCGACGTCGCCGAGCTGTTCTCCGACCCGGCGACCGCCGAGGATCCCGAGGACGTCGAGGTCGGCTACACCATCCGCGGCGGCGTCATCGACATCGACACGCTGATCCGCGACGCGCTGGCCGCCGACATCGACACGGCGCCGCACTGCCGTCCCGACTGCAAGGGCCTGTGCCCCACCTGCGGCATCAACCGCAACGAGGCCACCTGCGACTGCCACGACACGGTCGTCGACGACCGCTGGTCGGCGCTGGCCGACCTCGACCTCGACAGCTGA
- a CDS encoding ATP synthase F0 subunit B, which yields MDLENALAQLEHQLADARPVPLSASVMVNKDELERVAQAIRAALPEEIRQARWVLKERDTILAQASRDAEQIVEDGRRERDRLVADTELVREAQREAQRIVDRAGEEGRRIRNEAEDYVDAKLGDFEVVLQKTLSTVTRGRDRLRGRQASSEIRSGEDPTLPAGLPVQQGQPSPHGPEDTIPPGEATQWPGAEREQPGDDMSPRTGGVKFFDHEETL from the coding sequence ATGGACCTCGAGAACGCCCTCGCGCAGCTGGAGCACCAGCTCGCCGACGCACGGCCCGTGCCGCTGTCGGCGTCGGTCATGGTCAACAAGGACGAGCTGGAACGCGTCGCCCAGGCCATCCGTGCGGCCCTGCCCGAGGAGATCCGCCAGGCCCGCTGGGTGCTGAAGGAACGCGACACGATCCTGGCCCAGGCATCCCGAGACGCCGAGCAGATCGTCGAGGACGGCCGTCGCGAACGCGACCGGCTGGTCGCCGACACCGAGCTGGTCCGCGAGGCCCAGCGCGAGGCCCAGCGCATCGTGGACCGCGCGGGGGAGGAGGGGCGACGCATCCGCAACGAAGCCGAGGACTACGTCGATGCCAAGCTCGGCGACTTCGAGGTCGTCCTCCAGAAGACCCTGTCGACGGTCACCCGTGGCCGCGACCGGCTGCGCGGCCGACAGGCCTCCTCGGAGATCCGGTCCGGCGAGGACCCCACGCTGCCCGCCGGCCTGCCCGTCCAGCAGGGCCAGCCGTCCCCGCACGGGCCCGAGGACACGATCCCGCCCGGTGAGGCCACCCAGTGGCCCGGTGCCGAACGGGAACAGCCCGGCGACGACATGTCGCCGCGCACGGGTGGCGTGAAGTTCTTCGACCACGAGGAAACGCTCTAG
- the coaD gene encoding pantetheine-phosphate adenylyltransferase: protein MTVRAVCPGSFDPVTHGHLDVIRRASDTFDHVTVACMRNVSKRGGLFELDERLEMLEEVTADLPNVELAVFKGLLVEFARENGINVIVKGLRAVSDFEYELQMAQMNRSIGHIETLFLSANPDHSFLSSSLVKEVARFGGDVSAFVPPGVEKRLLAKYADAQASSHDES, encoded by the coding sequence GTGACCGTCCGCGCCGTTTGCCCCGGGTCCTTCGACCCGGTGACCCACGGACACCTCGATGTGATCCGACGCGCCAGCGACACCTTCGACCACGTCACCGTCGCGTGCATGCGCAACGTGTCCAAGCGCGGTGGGCTCTTCGAGCTGGACGAGCGCCTGGAGATGCTGGAGGAGGTCACCGCCGACCTCCCCAACGTCGAGCTGGCCGTCTTCAAGGGCCTGCTCGTGGAGTTCGCCCGCGAGAACGGCATCAACGTCATCGTCAAGGGACTCCGGGCGGTCAGCGACTTCGAGTACGAGCTGCAGATGGCCCAGATGAACCGCTCGATCGGCCACATCGAGACGTTGTTCCTGTCGGCCAACCCCGACCACTCCTTCCTGTCCTCCTCCCTCGTCAAGGAGGTGGCCCGCTTCGGCGGTGACGTCAGCGCCTTCGTGCCCCCGGGTGTCGAGAAGCGCCTGCTGGCCAAGTACGCGGACGCCCAAGCGTCCTCCCACGACGAGTCCTGA
- the rsmD gene encoding 16S rRNA (guanine(966)-N(2))-methyltransferase RsmD — MTRVIAGTAGGRPLAVPDGRRTRPTGDRVKEALFSSLGDLTDAVVLDLFAGTGGLAIESLSRGAARAVLVEQDRRAVATVRANLEAADVADRARVVATTAERFAIDPSGGPFDVVFVDPPYAMDMADIADTLEVLVDGEALRPGARVVIERDKRRPEPPPRLLSHDRDRTYGETVLRYFTYIPASTRPAATPAADATDEPLRDEVSS, encoded by the coding sequence ATGACCAGAGTCATCGCGGGCACCGCCGGCGGGCGGCCCCTCGCCGTCCCCGACGGACGGCGGACCCGCCCCACCGGCGACCGAGTGAAGGAAGCGTTGTTCTCCTCCCTCGGTGACCTGACCGACGCGGTCGTGCTGGACCTGTTCGCGGGCACCGGGGGCCTGGCCATCGAGTCGTTGTCCCGTGGCGCCGCCCGGGCGGTCCTCGTCGAGCAGGACCGGCGAGCCGTCGCCACCGTCCGCGCCAACCTCGAGGCGGCTGACGTCGCCGACCGAGCACGGGTGGTCGCCACCACGGCCGAACGGTTCGCCATCGACCCCAGCGGTGGGCCGTTCGACGTCGTGTTCGTCGACCCGCCCTACGCGATGGACATGGCCGACATCGCCGACACGCTCGAGGTCCTCGTCGACGGCGAGGCGTTGCGCCCGGGTGCCCGGGTGGTCATCGAACGCGACAAGCGCCGCCCCGAACCGCCGCCACGCCTCCTTTCCCATGATCGGGACCGGACGTACGGTGAGACCGTGCTGCGCTACTTCACCTACATCCCCGCGTCGACCCGACCCGCAGCCACTCCGGCGGCCGACGCGACCGACGAACCCCTTCGAGACGAGGTGTCCTCGTGA
- a CDS encoding hybrid sensor histidine kinase/response regulator, producing MPITGKVAAVVSIPLALLLLTALVLVSTASAARSHAAIDVQFAAMSEGAYHLFLGLEQAEGAAHEIGHGRAEGDIAARDASLDRARDGLQRLGTIDRTLTARLSFHVVHELAEHVIASLAAVEPSTDLDVDELDTGHEHDVVADALQQQVEASLGDGWQRLETARDAADRDAQVLRWLAVALLVGVAGALLAARSFGTRLANRIVRLQDDAARLAEETALAAPEEDWPDDELGRCAGAVHRASRLLAKRAQQAQAASRATTAFLANVSHEMRTPMNGVLGMTALLDVTDLDAEQQQHVGIIRSSAESMVELLNELLDASKVQAGTFGIREEVHDPGEVIGEAVGLFEGMAADKGTDLSVHLEPDLPRLVLGDPQRLRQVVLNLVGNAVKFTEGGRVLVSAGVRPGEQGRTISVAVFDTGGGIPADMVDVIFDSFVQVQDDDSSTVAGTGLGLSIAKKLVERMGGTIGVRSSVGHGSCFWFVLPFGEVADQPSPPVPDTVEPAVEVSATPLRLLVADDNEINRRVARGLLGALGHEVLLVGDGREAVEVVRNVPIDAVFMDAQMPIMDGVTATAAIRALPGPESATPIIAMTASALDTDRERFLAAGMDDCAFKPLVWDDLRAVLERAVISHVHATTPDEPHDDTHEDPVEDPLDQRILHGLVLLHRSGQRLDELLDGFELRARERLREITSAAARGDAHTVAQAAHSLRGSSGNLAAGRLAATAERVELSAEEGDLDVVESLTRSMREELVLVMHLLRATFGVPTGVR from the coding sequence GTGCCGATCACCGGCAAGGTCGCGGCGGTCGTCTCGATCCCCCTCGCCCTGCTGCTGCTGACCGCGCTCGTGCTGGTCTCGACCGCATCGGCCGCCCGGTCGCACGCGGCCATCGACGTCCAGTTCGCGGCCATGAGCGAAGGGGCCTATCACCTGTTCCTCGGGCTGGAGCAGGCCGAGGGCGCTGCCCACGAGATCGGCCACGGTCGAGCCGAGGGCGACATCGCCGCACGCGACGCGAGCCTCGACCGGGCCCGAGACGGCCTCCAGCGGTTGGGCACGATCGATCGCACGCTGACCGCACGCCTGAGCTTCCACGTCGTGCACGAGCTGGCCGAGCACGTGATCGCGTCGCTCGCCGCGGTCGAACCCTCGACTGACCTCGACGTCGACGAGCTGGACACCGGGCACGAGCACGACGTGGTCGCCGACGCCCTCCAGCAGCAGGTCGAGGCCAGCCTCGGTGACGGCTGGCAGCGGCTGGAGACGGCACGGGACGCCGCCGACCGGGACGCGCAAGTCCTCCGCTGGCTGGCCGTCGCGCTGCTGGTGGGCGTGGCCGGCGCGCTCCTGGCCGCCCGGTCCTTCGGCACACGGCTGGCGAACCGGATCGTCCGGCTGCAGGACGACGCCGCACGGCTGGCCGAAGAGACGGCGCTGGCCGCGCCGGAGGAGGACTGGCCCGACGACGAGCTCGGCCGCTGCGCCGGCGCCGTGCACCGGGCCAGCCGCCTGCTCGCCAAGCGGGCCCAGCAGGCCCAGGCGGCCTCGCGGGCCACGACCGCGTTCCTGGCCAACGTCAGCCACGAGATGCGCACCCCCATGAACGGGGTGCTCGGGATGACCGCACTCCTGGACGTCACCGACCTCGACGCCGAGCAGCAGCAGCACGTCGGGATCATCCGGTCCTCGGCCGAGTCGATGGTCGAGCTGCTCAACGAGCTGCTCGATGCGTCCAAGGTGCAGGCCGGCACGTTCGGCATCCGCGAGGAGGTGCACGATCCCGGCGAGGTCATCGGCGAGGCGGTCGGCCTGTTCGAGGGCATGGCCGCCGACAAGGGCACCGACCTGTCGGTACACCTCGAACCCGACCTCCCACGGCTCGTCCTCGGCGATCCCCAGCGCCTGCGACAGGTCGTGCTGAACCTCGTCGGCAACGCCGTCAAGTTCACCGAGGGTGGACGGGTACTCGTCTCGGCCGGCGTCAGGCCCGGCGAGCAGGGACGGACGATCTCCGTGGCGGTGTTCGACACCGGCGGAGGGATCCCCGCGGACATGGTCGACGTGATCTTCGACAGCTTCGTGCAGGTCCAGGACGACGACTCGTCCACGGTGGCGGGCACCGGCCTCGGCCTGTCGATCGCCAAGAAGCTGGTCGAGCGCATGGGCGGCACGATCGGGGTGCGCAGCAGCGTCGGCCACGGCAGCTGCTTCTGGTTCGTCCTGCCCTTCGGCGAGGTGGCCGACCAGCCGTCCCCACCCGTCCCCGACACCGTGGAGCCCGCTGTCGAGGTGTCCGCCACCCCGCTGCGGCTGCTCGTGGCCGACGACAACGAGATCAACCGGCGGGTCGCCCGTGGGCTCCTGGGGGCGCTCGGCCACGAGGTCCTGCTGGTCGGCGACGGGAGAGAGGCGGTCGAGGTGGTGCGCAACGTTCCCATCGACGCGGTCTTCATGGACGCCCAGATGCCGATCATGGACGGGGTGACGGCGACAGCCGCCATCCGCGCCCTGCCCGGCCCCGAGTCGGCCACCCCGATCATCGCCATGACCGCCAGCGCCCTCGACACCGACCGCGAGCGGTTCCTCGCCGCCGGCATGGACGACTGCGCCTTCAAGCCGCTCGTGTGGGACGACCTTCGTGCCGTCCTCGAGCGGGCCGTCATCAGCCACGTCCACGCCACCACCCCCGACGAACCCCACGACGACACCCACGAGGACCCCGTCGAGGACCCGCTCGACCAGCGCATCCTCCACGGGCTGGTCCTGCTGCACCGCTCCGGCCAGCGCCTCGACGAGCTGCTGGACGGCTTCGAGCTGCGCGCGAGGGAACGCCTGCGGGAGATCACGTCTGCGGCAGCCCGCGGCGACGCCCACACCGTGGCCCAGGCCGCGCACAGCCTCCGCGGCAGCAGCGGCAACCTCGCCGCTGGCCGGCTGGCCGCCACGGCCGAACGCGTCGAGCTGTCCGCCGAGGAGGGCGACCTCGACGTGGTCGAGTCGCTGACCCGGTCCATGCGTGAGGAGCTGGTGCTGGTCATGCACCTGCTGCGCGCGACGTTCGGGGTGCCGACCGGGGTCAGGTGA
- a CDS encoding ATP-dependent DNA helicase RecG, with amino-acid sequence MSPSLSLDDPVTDVPGVTARLAGDLAADPFRIETIRDLVWYLPRQGAYRDLGALVPIAELEIGKPATVVATLVRWDKVFPQKRGRGGKKLTIQKATLRDEQRGTITASFFNQPWLPGKHAEGSRVAISGTVEKWRTELRIKAPKMTSLDDDVVASDLEENQFVPVYKATEKVSSPRIARLVQQALELLPTISDHLPDDLRSRHELARLDWALRTIHSPPDQADLAIARERLVYDELLVLQLVLQRRRIELESDAVGLIHHPVAMGAVDAFRSSLPFAPTRDQEQAFDEIDADLAESAPMHRLLQGDVGTGKTIVAAHAMLRAVDAGRQAVLMAPTTVLAEQHLVTFQALMEKVMIPALGRPPRVHLLTSAMPKSYRARVMSDVVSGDCDLLIGTHAILEDNVAFADLGVVVIDEQHRFGVEHRAALASKRPDGASPDVLVMTATPIPRSLALTIYGDLDVTVLRNRPGADTITVRTEVIESHSDRREKLYAFVRSEVDAGRRAYVVCPLIDPSEALEKVTSAVEMHEELAEGPFRGYEVGLMHGRMSAEDRDAVMKAFRDGTVPILVATTVIEVGVSVDEASVMIIEDADRFGISQLHQLRGRLYRGYPTNFCVLFAEDPTDNPRLAALAASDDGFELAEEDLKLRREGKLFDTAQTGEGDLRIASVVSDVDVVARTRDDARALLEADPDLDAHPALLAEVGRRWDAADFGVLEAG; translated from the coding sequence GTGTCGCCCTCCCTGTCCCTCGACGACCCGGTCACCGACGTCCCGGGCGTCACCGCTCGCCTGGCAGGTGACCTGGCCGCCGACCCCTTCCGCATCGAGACGATCCGCGACCTGGTCTGGTACCTGCCCAGGCAGGGGGCCTACCGCGACCTCGGCGCCCTCGTGCCCATCGCCGAGCTCGAGATCGGCAAGCCGGCGACCGTCGTGGCCACGCTGGTCCGCTGGGACAAGGTCTTCCCGCAGAAGCGAGGCCGCGGCGGCAAGAAGCTGACGATCCAGAAGGCGACCCTCCGCGACGAGCAGCGCGGGACCATCACCGCGTCGTTCTTCAACCAGCCGTGGCTGCCCGGCAAGCACGCCGAGGGCAGCAGGGTGGCGATCTCCGGCACGGTGGAGAAATGGCGCACCGAGCTGCGGATCAAGGCCCCGAAGATGACGTCGCTGGACGACGACGTGGTGGCCAGCGACCTGGAGGAGAACCAGTTCGTCCCCGTGTACAAGGCCACCGAGAAGGTGTCCTCGCCACGCATCGCCCGGCTGGTCCAGCAGGCCCTCGAGCTGCTGCCGACGATATCCGACCACCTGCCCGATGACCTGCGCAGCCGACACGAGCTGGCACGCCTGGACTGGGCGCTGCGGACCATCCATTCCCCGCCGGACCAGGCCGACCTGGCGATCGCCCGCGAACGGCTGGTCTACGACGAGCTGCTCGTCCTGCAGCTGGTCCTCCAGCGACGCCGAATCGAGCTGGAGTCCGACGCCGTCGGCCTGATCCACCACCCCGTCGCCATGGGCGCGGTCGACGCGTTCCGGTCCTCGCTGCCGTTCGCCCCCACCCGCGACCAGGAGCAGGCGTTCGACGAGATCGACGCCGACCTCGCCGAGAGCGCCCCCATGCACCGGCTGCTCCAGGGCGACGTGGGGACCGGCAAGACGATCGTGGCCGCCCACGCCATGCTCCGTGCCGTCGACGCCGGACGGCAGGCCGTCCTGATGGCCCCGACCACCGTCCTGGCCGAGCAGCACCTCGTCACCTTCCAGGCGCTGATGGAGAAGGTGATGATCCCCGCGCTCGGCCGGCCACCCCGGGTGCACCTGCTGACCTCCGCGATGCCGAAGTCCTACCGGGCCCGCGTCATGTCCGACGTCGTGTCCGGCGACTGCGACCTCCTGATCGGCACCCACGCGATCCTCGAGGACAACGTGGCCTTCGCCGACCTCGGCGTGGTCGTCATCGACGAGCAGCATCGCTTCGGCGTCGAGCACCGGGCGGCCCTGGCCAGCAAGCGGCCCGACGGGGCCTCACCCGACGTGCTGGTCATGACCGCCACCCCGATCCCGCGGTCCCTGGCGCTGACCATCTACGGCGACCTCGACGTCACCGTCCTGCGCAACCGGCCGGGCGCGGACACCATCACCGTCCGCACGGAGGTGATCGAGTCCCACTCCGACCGGCGCGAGAAGCTGTATGCCTTCGTGCGCAGCGAGGTCGACGCCGGTCGCCGTGCCTACGTCGTCTGCCCGCTGATCGACCCCTCCGAAGCGCTGGAGAAGGTGACCTCGGCGGTGGAGATGCACGAGGAGCTGGCCGAGGGGCCGTTCAGGGGCTACGAGGTGGGGCTCATGCACGGCCGCATGTCGGCCGAGGACCGCGACGCGGTCATGAAGGCCTTCCGCGACGGCACCGTGCCGATCCTCGTCGCCACGACCGTCATCGAGGTCGGCGTCAGCGTCGACGAGGCGTCGGTGATGATCATCGAGGACGCTGACCGCTTCGGGATCTCCCAGCTGCACCAGCTGCGCGGCCGCCTGTACCGCGGCTACCCGACCAACTTCTGCGTGCTGTTCGCCGAGGATCCGACGGACAACCCGCGGCTGGCGGCGCTGGCCGCCAGCGACGACGGGTTCGAGCTGGCGGAGGAGGACCTCAAGCTGCGGCGCGAGGGCAAGCTGTTCGACACCGCCCAGACCGGTGAGGGGGACCTGCGCATCGCCTCGGTGGTCAGCGACGTCGACGTCGTGGCCCGCACGCGCGACGACGCCAGGGCGCTGCTCGAGGCCGACCCGGACCTCGACGCGCACCCGGCGCTGCTGGCCGAGGTCGGCCGCCGCTGGGACGCCGCCGACTTCGGGGTGCTCGAAGCGGGTTGA
- the thiD gene encoding bifunctional hydroxymethylpyrimidine kinase/phosphomethylpyrimidine kinase produces MATTSSDLPVVLTIAGSDSGGGAGIQADLKTFQEHGVFGTSVIVALTAQNTVGVHGVHEVPADFVTAQLDAVASDMDVRATKTGMLASSELVHTVVDGIRRHGLTNVVVDPVAASKHGDALLAPEALATVRDVLLPVATIVTPNLGEVALLTGVEVTGTDDLDKAAEAMKALGPQWVLIKGGHLPDNAEAVDLLFDGERMIEIATARSASTDTHGTGCTLSSAIAANLAKGMDVPSAVQVAKDYITGAISHGLRIGAGIGPVDHGWQRRPVPATDVAQA; encoded by the coding sequence ATGGCAACCACGTCCTCCGACCTGCCGGTCGTCCTGACCATCGCCGGCTCCGACTCCGGTGGTGGGGCCGGCATCCAGGCCGACCTGAAGACCTTCCAGGAACACGGCGTCTTCGGCACCTCCGTCATCGTCGCCCTGACCGCCCAGAACACCGTGGGCGTGCACGGGGTCCACGAGGTCCCCGCCGACTTCGTCACCGCCCAGCTCGACGCCGTCGCCTCCGACATGGACGTCCGTGCGACCAAGACGGGGATGCTGGCCAGCAGCGAGCTGGTCCACACCGTCGTCGACGGCATCCGCCGGCACGGCCTGACCAACGTCGTGGTCGACCCCGTCGCCGCCAGCAAGCACGGCGATGCGCTGCTGGCCCCCGAGGCGCTGGCGACCGTCCGCGACGTCCTGCTGCCCGTCGCCACGATCGTCACCCCCAACCTGGGCGAGGTGGCGCTGCTGACCGGCGTGGAGGTCACCGGCACCGACGACCTCGACAAGGCCGCCGAGGCGATGAAGGCGCTCGGGCCGCAGTGGGTGCTCATCAAGGGCGGGCACCTGCCCGACAACGCCGAGGCCGTCGACCTGCTGTTCGACGGCGAGCGGATGATCGAGATCGCCACGGCCCGCTCGGCGTCGACCGACACCCACGGCACCGGCTGCACCCTCTCCTCCGCGATCGCCGCCAACCTGGCGAAGGGCATGGACGTCCCGTCGGCGGTCCAGGTCGCCAAGGACTACATCACCGGCGCGATCAGCCACGGCCTGCGGATCGGGGCGGGCATCGGCCCGGTCGACCACGGCTGGCAGCGCCGCCCTGTGCCCGCCACCGACGTCGCGCAGGCGTAA